A single Roseinatronobacter monicus DNA region contains:
- a CDS encoding PstS family phosphate ABC transporter substrate-binding protein produces the protein MTRFSLLLASSALALTGAANAQNVDPNLPSYEAGSGVSGNLTSIGSDTLNNLMTLWSEGFRSIYPNVAIQIQGAGSGTAPPALVEGTAQFGPMSRPMRGSEIEEFEARYGYEPLPMRGAIDALGVFVHRDNPIECLSMQEVDAIFSSTRAGGADEAITTWAQVGLEGEWADRPVAMYGRNSASGTYGYFREVALFGGDYSPEVREQPGSSTVIQGTAADIGGIGYSGVGYATADVKAVNIRGADGNCYAPTAEDASSGNYPIARFLYIYMNVDPNAELEPLRAEFVRYVYSRQGQNDVVRAGFFPLVNAIAEQDLAAFGLN, from the coding sequence ATGACACGTTTTTCGCTGCTGCTTGCCTCAAGCGCGCTGGCGCTGACCGGTGCTGCCAATGCCCAGAATGTTGACCCCAACCTGCCCAGCTACGAAGCTGGTTCGGGTGTGTCGGGCAACCTGACCTCGATCGGGTCGGACACGCTGAACAACCTGATGACGCTGTGGTCGGAAGGCTTCCGCAGCATCTACCCCAATGTTGCGATCCAGATCCAAGGTGCCGGTTCGGGCACAGCCCCGCCTGCACTGGTCGAAGGGACTGCCCAGTTTGGCCCGATGTCGCGCCCGATGCGCGGCTCGGAAATCGAAGAGTTTGAAGCACGCTACGGCTATGAGCCGCTGCCAATGCGCGGTGCGATTGATGCGCTGGGTGTGTTCGTACACCGCGACAACCCCATCGAGTGCCTGAGCATGCAGGAAGTCGATGCAATCTTCTCGTCCACCCGCGCCGGTGGTGCAGATGAAGCCATCACCACATGGGCCCAGGTTGGTCTGGAAGGCGAATGGGCAGACCGTCCTGTTGCCATGTATGGCCGCAACTCGGCTTCGGGCACCTATGGCTACTTCCGCGAAGTGGCTCTGTTCGGCGGCGATTACAGCCCCGAAGTGCGCGAACAGCCCGGCTCCTCGACTGTTATTCAGGGCACTGCCGCTGATATCGGCGGGATCGGCTATTCCGGTGTTGGCTATGCGACCGCTGATGTGAAAGCGGTCAATATCCGTGGCGCGGATGGCAACTGCTACGCGCCGACCGCAGAGGATGCCAGCTCGGGCAATTATCCGATTGCACGCTTCCTCTATATCTACATGAACGTGGACCCCAATGCAGAGCTGGAGCCGCTGCGCGCCGAATTCGTGCGCTATGTCTACAGCCGGCAAGGCCAGAACGATGTTGTGCGCGCCGGCTTCTTCCCGCTGGTGAACGCTATCGCCGAGCAGGATCTGGCTGCATTCGGCCTGAACTAA
- a CDS encoding sarcosine oxidase subunit gamma encodes MHDLAPLTALGGSTPMSDTIGPVTILEAPDWALASVAARLGQEDACNAALADILGAPLPGIAAHVQAAHMGAFWTGPHIWMIDAPYHSHENLAASLKARLGDCASVTVQSDAWVRFDISGDGLERLFERLCNLDLGGRATGTARRTVIEHLGCYVICRADGVHVYGPRSSAKSLHHAMTNAARAAF; translated from the coding sequence GTGCATGATCTGGCCCCCCTGACTGCCCTTGGTGGCAGCACACCTATGAGCGACACCATCGGCCCTGTGACGATTTTGGAAGCGCCGGACTGGGCGCTGGCTTCGGTCGCGGCGCGCCTTGGACAAGAGGATGCATGCAATGCAGCACTTGCCGATATTCTGGGCGCCCCCCTGCCCGGTATCGCGGCGCATGTGCAGGCGGCGCACATGGGCGCATTCTGGACCGGGCCGCATATCTGGATGATTGACGCCCCCTATCACAGCCACGAAAATCTGGCCGCCAGCCTGAAGGCCCGTTTGGGCGATTGCGCCAGCGTGACGGTGCAAAGCGACGCTTGGGTCCGATTCGACATTTCTGGCGACGGGTTGGAGCGGCTGTTCGAGCGGCTGTGCAACCTCGACCTTGGGGGGCGGGCAACAGGGACTGCGCGTCGCACAGTGATCGAGCATCTGGGCTGCTATGTTATTTGCCGCGCAGATGGGGTGCATGTTTATGGGCCGCGATCCTCGGCTAAAAGTCTGCATCATGCCATGACAAATGCAGCCCGCGCAGCCTTTTAG
- a CDS encoding sarcosine oxidase subunit alpha family protein encodes MSRLPTGGQIDRARKISFRFDGQYYKGHPGDTLASALLANGVRLMGRSFKYHRPRGVLTAGSEEPNALVELRTGGRQEPNTRATTIELFDGLQANSQNAWPSLKFDALAINDRFSNFLTAGFYYKTFMWPAAFWEKLYEPIIRRAAGLGSITTKADPDLYDKGFLHCDLLIIGAGPSGMAAALTAGRAGARVILADEDFRMGGRLNAETFQLGDVAGAQWAAQAVVELASLPNVRLLPRTTIFGAFDHGIYGAVERVSDHLPSPETGKPRQILWRIYAQRALLCAGAIERPIAFANNDRPGIMTASALRTYVNRWAASPAETVAVFTNNDDGHRTAADLLAAGVKLAAVIDTRADAPSLPGVEVLAGAQVTDSAGRLGLKSVTVRLANGQNRRLNVGALGVSGGWNPNVSLTCHQRGRPVWDDAIAAFVPGAELPQGMRVVGAATGQFSTHAALHTGAAGAVQALADLGLSSTPADLPHAEDAPVNISPFWHVGGTKRAWLDFQNDVTIKDVKLAHQENFRSVEHLKRYTTLGMATDQGKTSNMGGLAVMAALTGASIQATGTTIFRPPYTPVAMGAIAGRSTGRDFKPTRLTPSHTWATEQGAVFVEAGMWLRAQWFPRAGEKDWRESVDREVLATRASVGVCDVTTLGKIDVQGRDAAAFLNRIYCNGFAKLAVGRVRYGLMLREDGIAMDDGTAARLAEDHFVVTTTTANAVPVYRHMEFARQCLWPDMDVQLISTTEAWAQYAIAGPNARKLLQKIVDPAFDLSNDAFPFMTCGEITVCGGLRARLFRISFSGELAYEIAVPTRYGDALIRRLMQEGAEFDVTPYGTEALGVMRIEKGHAAGNELNGTTTARDLGMGRMVSDKKDSIGTVLSRREGLNEPDGLRLVGFRPKSPQARVLAGAHLLELGADMTAANDLGYVTSACYSPNLQSYIAIGFLKSGETRMGDVLRAASPLTGDDTEVEIVSAHFIDPEGERLRA; translated from the coding sequence ATGAGCAGATTGCCAACAGGCGGCCAGATCGACCGCGCACGCAAGATCAGCTTCCGGTTCGACGGCCAGTATTACAAGGGCCATCCCGGCGATACTCTGGCCTCGGCACTTTTGGCCAATGGCGTGCGGCTGATGGGGCGCTCGTTCAAATATCACCGCCCGCGCGGTGTCTTGACCGCAGGCAGCGAAGAACCCAATGCGCTGGTCGAGTTGCGCACCGGCGGGCGGCAGGAACCCAACACCCGCGCCACCACGATCGAGCTGTTCGATGGTTTGCAGGCCAATTCCCAAAACGCCTGGCCCAGTCTGAAATTCGACGCGCTGGCGATCAATGACCGCTTTTCCAATTTCCTGACAGCGGGGTTTTATTACAAGACCTTCATGTGGCCCGCCGCTTTTTGGGAAAAGCTGTATGAACCCATCATCCGGCGCGCGGCTGGTCTTGGCTCTATCACGACCAAGGCGGACCCCGACCTTTATGACAAGGGGTTTCTGCATTGCGATCTGTTGATCATCGGGGCTGGACCCTCTGGTATGGCCGCCGCACTGACCGCAGGGCGGGCGGGCGCGCGGGTCATTCTGGCGGATGAGGATTTTCGCATGGGGGGACGGCTGAATGCCGAAACCTTCCAGCTTGGCGACGTTGCCGGCGCGCAATGGGCCGCACAAGCTGTGGTCGAGCTTGCCAGCCTGCCCAATGTCCGCCTGTTGCCACGCACGACCATTTTCGGGGCCTTTGATCATGGCATTTATGGCGCGGTGGAACGTGTGTCCGACCATCTGCCCAGCCCTGAAACTGGCAAGCCCCGACAAATCCTGTGGCGCATCTACGCGCAACGTGCGCTGCTATGCGCAGGGGCGATCGAGCGGCCCATCGCTTTTGCCAATAACGACCGCCCCGGCATCATGACTGCAAGCGCGCTGCGCACTTATGTCAACCGCTGGGCCGCCAGCCCCGCCGAGACTGTTGCCGTGTTCACCAATAATGACGACGGCCACCGCACGGCAGCTGACCTTTTGGCCGCTGGCGTTAAACTTGCCGCTGTGATCGACACGCGCGCCGATGCGCCCAGCTTGCCGGGGGTCGAGGTTCTGGCAGGGGCGCAGGTCACGGACAGCGCGGGCCGGTTGGGCCTGAAATCGGTCACGGTGCGTCTGGCCAATGGGCAAAACCGCAGGCTGAATGTCGGTGCCTTGGGGGTTTCTGGCGGCTGGAACCCGAATGTGTCGCTGACCTGCCACCAGCGCGGGCGACCTGTCTGGGACGATGCGATTGCCGCGTTTGTGCCCGGCGCGGAGCTGCCACAAGGTATGCGCGTTGTGGGTGCCGCAACGGGGCAGTTCAGCACCCATGCCGCATTGCACACCGGGGCCGCGGGCGCTGTGCAAGCACTGGCTGATCTGGGCCTGTCGTCCACGCCCGCCGATCTGCCGCATGCCGAGGATGCGCCGGTCAACATCAGCCCGTTCTGGCATGTTGGCGGCACCAAGCGCGCATGGCTGGATTTCCAGAATGATGTGACGATCAAAGATGTAAAGCTGGCGCATCAGGAAAATTTCCGCTCGGTCGAGCATCTGAAACGCTATACGACGCTGGGCATGGCAACCGATCAGGGCAAAACGTCCAATATGGGCGGGCTTGCCGTCATGGCCGCGTTGACGGGCGCAAGCATTCAAGCCACCGGCACGACCATCTTTCGCCCCCCCTATACGCCCGTTGCGATGGGCGCGATTGCGGGGCGGTCTACGGGTCGTGACTTCAAGCCTACCCGCCTGACCCCAAGCCACACATGGGCGACCGAGCAAGGCGCTGTCTTTGTCGAAGCGGGCATGTGGCTGCGCGCGCAATGGTTCCCGCGCGCGGGCGAGAAAGACTGGCGCGAGAGTGTGGACCGCGAGGTTCTGGCCACGCGCGCCTCTGTCGGGGTGTGCGATGTGACGACGCTTGGCAAGATTGATGTGCAGGGCCGCGACGCTGCGGCCTTCCTGAACCGCATCTATTGTAACGGTTTTGCAAAACTCGCCGTGGGGCGCGTGCGCTATGGGCTGATGCTGCGCGAGGATGGAATCGCGATGGATGACGGCACCGCCGCGCGTCTGGCAGAGGATCATTTCGTCGTCACCACCACCACTGCCAATGCTGTGCCAGTCTACCGCCATATGGAATTTGCACGCCAATGCCTGTGGCCGGATATGGATGTGCAACTGATCTCGACCACCGAAGCATGGGCGCAATATGCGATTGCAGGCCCGAACGCGCGCAAGTTACTGCAAAAGATCGTGGACCCTGCGTTTGATCTGTCGAATGACGCTTTCCCCTTCATGACGTGTGGTGAGATCACGGTGTGTGGCGGGTTGCGGGCACGGTTGTTCCGCATCTCGTTCTCGGGTGAGTTGGCCTATGAAATTGCCGTGCCCACCCGCTATGGCGATGCGCTGATCCGGCGGTTGATGCAGGAAGGCGCGGAATTTGATGTCACCCCTTATGGCACCGAAGCTTTGGGCGTCATGCGCATTGAAAAGGGCCATGCCGCAGGCAATGAATTGAACGGCACCACCACCGCCCGCGATCTGGGCATGGGCCGCATGGTCAGCGACAAGAAAGACAGTATCGGCACGGTCTTGTCGCGGCGCGAAGGGTTGAACGAACCTGACGGCTTGCGGCTGGTGGGGTTCCGGCCCAAGAGCCCGCAAGCGCGTGTTCTGGCGGGCGCGCATTTGCTGGAACTGGGCGCGGATATGACAGCGGCCAATGATCTGGGCTATGTGACCTCGGCCTGTTATTCGCCCAATCTGCAATCCTATATCGCCATCGGTTTCTTGAAATCCGGCGAGACACGCATGGGCGATGTGTTGCGCGCAGCCTCGCCCCTGACAGGGGATGATACCGAGGTCGAGATTGTCTCGGCCCATTTCATCGACCCAGAGGGAGAACGACTTCGTGCATGA
- a CDS encoding sarcosine oxidase subunit delta, which yields MIINHPLLGPCDAQEFTYLGDARLIDRPDGMAAGAEAAFFDYDYLRDNPAGLHRELWFHEQGDRSWLVVTRNTVTHEITNVELARDVARNSGRSA from the coding sequence ATGATTATCAACCACCCATTGCTTGGCCCCTGTGATGCGCAGGAATTCACCTATTTGGGCGACGCCCGCCTGATTGACCGCCCCGATGGCATGGCTGCGGGCGCAGAAGCGGCGTTTTTCGACTACGATTATCTGCGTGACAATCCAGCGGGCTTGCACCGCGAATTGTGGTTCCATGAGCAGGGTGACCGCTCTTGGCTGGTGGTCACGCGCAATACCGTAACCCATGAGATCACCAATGTTGAACTGGCGCGCGATGTTGCGCGCAATTCGGGGCGCAGCGCATGA
- a CDS encoding sarcosine oxidase subunit beta family protein, with protein MRYSGFRVIKEALTGHKGWTPAWRDPQPKPKYDIIIIGGGGHGLATAYYLAKEFRQSNIAVIEKGWIGGGNVGRNTTIIRSNYMLDGNEPFYEFSLKLWEGLEQDFNYNAMVSQRGILNLIHSDAQRDAYIRRGNAMMLNGADAELLSAEQVRREYPFLNFNDARFPIKGGLAQRRGGTVRHDAVAWGYARGADSLGVDIIQNCEVTGFRIENGQCLGVETSRGFIGAGKVGVAVAGNSSRVMAQAGMRLPIESHVLQAFVSEGLKPVLPGVITFGAGHFYCSQSDKGGLVFGGDIDGYNSYAQRGNLAVVEDVIEGGMALFPGLGRVRLLRMWGGVMDMSMDGSPIIDRTHIDGLYFNGGWCYGGFKATPASGWCFAHLLTTDTPHPTAAAYRFDRFEKGRMIDEKGMGAQPNLH; from the coding sequence ATGCGCTATTCAGGATTTCGCGTCATCAAGGAAGCGTTGACCGGTCATAAGGGCTGGACACCAGCCTGGCGCGATCCGCAGCCAAAGCCGAAATACGACATCATCATCATTGGCGGCGGCGGCCACGGTCTGGCAACGGCCTATTATCTTGCCAAAGAGTTCCGCCAGAGCAATATCGCGGTTATCGAGAAAGGCTGGATCGGCGGCGGCAATGTCGGGCGCAACACCACGATCATCCGCTCGAATTACATGCTTGATGGCAATGAGCCGTTTTACGAGTTCTCGCTCAAGCTGTGGGAAGGGCTGGAGCAGGATTTCAACTATAACGCCATGGTCAGCCAGCGCGGCATTCTGAACCTGATCCATTCGGATGCCCAGCGCGATGCCTATATCCGGCGCGGCAATGCGATGATGCTGAACGGGGCCGATGCCGAACTGCTCAGCGCGGAGCAAGTGCGCCGCGAATACCCGTTCCTCAATTTCAACGATGCACGATTTCCCATCAAGGGCGGTCTGGCACAGCGGCGCGGCGGCACTGTGCGCCATGACGCAGTCGCTTGGGGCTATGCGCGCGGGGCCGACAGCCTCGGGGTCGATATCATCCAGAATTGCGAAGTGACAGGCTTTCGCATCGAGAACGGCCAATGCCTTGGCGTCGAGACATCGCGCGGCTTCATCGGGGCAGGCAAAGTCGGCGTTGCAGTTGCGGGCAATTCCAGCCGCGTCATGGCTCAGGCCGGAATGCGCCTGCCGATTGAAAGCCATGTGTTGCAAGCCTTCGTCTCGGAAGGGTTAAAGCCCGTCCTGCCCGGCGTCATCACCTTTGGCGCAGGCCATTTCTATTGCAGCCAGTCCGATAAGGGCGGTCTGGTCTTTGGCGGCGATATCGACGGCTACAACTCCTACGCCCAGCGCGGCAATCTGGCCGTCGTCGAAGATGTGATTGAGGGGGGCATGGCGCTCTTTCCCGGCCTTGGCCGCGTGCGTCTGCTGCGCATGTGGGGCGGCGTGATGGACATGAGCATGGACGGCTCGCCCATCATCGACCGCACCCATATTGACGGGCTCTATTTCAACGGCGGCTGGTGTTATGGCGGGTTCAAGGCCACGCCTGCCTCGGGCTGGTGTTTTGCCCATCTTCTGACCACCGACACCCCGCACCCGACCGCCGCCGCCTATCGTTTTGACCGCTTCGAGAAGGGCCGCATGATCGACGAAAAAGGTATGGGCGCGCAGCCCAACCTGCATTAA
- the lexA gene encoding transcriptional repressor LexA, with protein MLTRKQIELLKLIHTRMETDGVAPSFDEMKDALDLRSKSGIHRLITALEERGFIRRMHHRARAIEVLKLPDALQKQGFEAKVIDGGATEKPAPPAQALPVDASSLSLPIMGRIAAGTPIEAISAVVNDISVPASMLRGRSSHYALEVQGDSMIDLGINDGDIVVIREQDTADNGDIVVALVDGLEATLKKFRRQNGMIALEAANAAYETRLLRDDQVQVQGRLVGLIRSY; from the coding sequence GTGTTGACACGCAAGCAGATTGAACTTCTCAAGCTTATACATACACGCATGGAAACAGACGGGGTTGCCCCATCATTTGACGAGATGAAAGATGCCCTCGATCTGCGCTCGAAATCCGGCATTCACCGACTTATCACAGCACTGGAAGAACGGGGTTTCATTCGGCGCATGCATCACCGCGCCCGCGCAATCGAAGTGTTGAAATTGCCCGACGCGCTGCAAAAGCAGGGATTTGAAGCCAAAGTTATTGACGGCGGTGCCACCGAAAAACCAGCTCCACCTGCGCAAGCCCTGCCTGTGGACGCATCCTCGCTCAGCCTGCCGATCATGGGCCGCATCGCAGCCGGCACCCCGATCGAGGCGATCAGCGCAGTGGTCAACGACATCTCGGTTCCCGCCAGCATGTTGCGCGGCCGCTCCAGCCATTATGCGCTGGAGGTGCAGGGCGACTCGATGATTGATCTGGGCATCAATGACGGCGATATCGTTGTCATCCGCGAACAGGACACGGCTGATAATGGCGATATCGTTGTGGCCCTTGTCGATGGACTGGAAGCAACATTGAAAAAATTTCGCCGCCAGAATGGCATGATCGCGCTGGAAGCTGCCAATGCGGCCTATGAAACACGCCTGCTGCGGGATGACCAAGTGCAGGTTCAGGGGCGGCTGGTTGGTCTGATCCGCAGCTACTGA
- the glp gene encoding gephyrin-like molybdotransferase Glp — MISVEEALTHVFALITPLGTEQVALAQASGRVLRAPVTAQRDQPPFAAAAMDGYALSAATSPQTSYRVIGEAAAGHAFAGRVGTGEAVRIFTGAPVPEGADCVVIQEDVTRDGDTITLTEDRVAARHIRPQGTDFSAGDQISAPRRLRPSELAWLAAMNCANAHVSRRPDVAIIATGDELVMPGEDPKPDQIIASNAFALKAMAEAEGARARILPIARDNEASLRAVLDLAADADMIVTIGGASVGDHDLVGPVTHAMGASRAFYKVAMRPGKPLMAGRLEGALLLGLPGNPVSSIVCGHLFMRPALRAMQGLGAYPMHSATATLACDLPANGPRTHYMRATLGPGGTIAPHPDQDSALLGVLCQADALLIHPAGDGARKAGEQMRYILV, encoded by the coding sequence ATGATCTCGGTCGAAGAGGCGCTGACACATGTCTTTGCGTTAATTACGCCCTTGGGCACAGAGCAGGTCGCACTTGCACAGGCCTCGGGCCGCGTGTTGCGCGCACCTGTCACGGCGCAGCGCGACCAGCCCCCATTCGCGGCGGCGGCGATGGATGGCTATGCCCTCTCTGCTGCGACATCGCCCCAGACCAGCTACCGCGTCATCGGCGAAGCCGCGGCAGGCCACGCATTTGCAGGCCGTGTGGGCACAGGCGAGGCCGTGCGCATCTTCACAGGGGCGCCCGTGCCAGAAGGTGCTGACTGCGTGGTCATTCAAGAAGATGTCACGCGCGACGGTGACACGATCACCCTGACCGAAGACCGCGTGGCTGCGCGCCACATCCGCCCCCAAGGCACGGATTTCAGCGCTGGCGACCAGATCAGCGCACCGCGCCGCCTGCGCCCGTCAGAGTTGGCATGGCTGGCAGCAATGAACTGCGCCAATGCGCACGTCAGCCGCCGCCCCGATGTCGCAATTATCGCCACCGGGGACGAATTGGTCATGCCCGGCGAAGACCCGAAGCCCGATCAGATCATCGCCTCCAACGCCTTCGCGCTCAAAGCCATGGCCGAGGCAGAGGGCGCACGCGCACGCATCCTGCCCATCGCCCGCGATAATGAGGCCAGCCTGCGCGCCGTGCTGGACCTCGCCGCAGATGCCGACATGATTGTCACCATTGGCGGCGCGTCAGTCGGCGATCACGACCTTGTCGGGCCGGTCACGCACGCCATGGGGGCCAGCCGCGCCTTCTACAAGGTTGCCATGCGCCCCGGCAAACCGCTGATGGCCGGACGTCTGGAAGGGGCCTTGTTGTTGGGCCTGCCCGGAAATCCCGTCTCCTCAATCGTGTGCGGGCATCTGTTCATGCGCCCTGCCCTGCGCGCGATGCAGGGGCTTGGGGCCTATCCGATGCACAGTGCAACCGCCACGCTGGCCTGTGACCTGCCCGCCAATGGCCCGCGCACGCATTACATGCGCGCCACCCTTGGCCCCGGTGGCACGATTGCGCCCCACCCCGATCAGGACAGCGCGCTTTTGGGCGTGTTGTGTCAGGCTGATGCGCTGCTGATCCATCCCGCAGGCGACGGTGCCCGCAAGGCCGGTGAACAAATGCGGTATATCCTTGTGTGA